A genomic region of Deltaproteobacteria bacterium contains the following coding sequences:
- a CDS encoding 50S ribosomal protein L7/L12, which translates to MATVEEIFSQINELKPMEIASLIKKMEQEWGVTAAPAAVAVAGPAAGAAAAAAEEKTEFDVILVSAGDKKIQVIKEVRAITGLGLKEAKDLVEGAPKPVKEGVSKDEAAKIKTQIEASGGQVDIK; encoded by the coding sequence ATGGCAACCGTCGAAGAAATCTTCTCGCAGATCAACGAGCTCAAGCCCATGGAGATCGCTTCGCTCATCAAGAAGATGGAGCAGGAGTGGGGCGTCACGGCCGCTCCGGCCGCGGTCGCGGTGGCGGGGCCGGCTGCGGGAGCGGCCGCTGCGGCGGCGGAAGAGAAGACGGAGTTCGACGTCATCCTCGTTTCGGCGGGTGACAAGAAGATCCAGGTCATCAAGGAAGTCCGCGCGATCACCGGTCTCGGCCTGAAAGAGGCCAAGGACCTGGTCGAGGGAGCTCCGAAGCCCGTGAAGGAAGGCGTCTCCAAGGACGAGGCGGCCAAGATCAAGACGCAGATCGAAGCGTCGGGCGGACAGGTCGACATCAAGTGA